Sequence from the Candidatus Methylopumilus planktonicus genome:
TGTTGTTCTTAAATACAATGGCTCGCTGATTATTAATTCTGGAGCAGGTGATGTTCAAATAGCCGGTTCTGTTGCAGATGGGGCATTCACAATTAATTCAAACAGCCTCTTGAATAGTATTGGAGGTGTAATTTCAGGCGCGATGAGTCTTACTAAATTAGGATCAGGCGCTTTAACGTTAAATGGTGCTGGCAGTTTATATACAGGTGCTACAACCATATCAGCAGGTACCGTTAAATTAGGCGCATTAAATGCTATCTCAAATTCATCCGCAGTAAGTCTTTCAGGTACATTAGATCTTAATGGTTTTTCTGAAACGATTGGCTCCCTCTCAGGTGATGGTTTGATCACAAGCTCTTCATCAGGCACACCTACTATAACGATTGGTGCTGATGATACATCAAGTTCATTTAGTGGTTTGATTGAAAACGGTGTAGCCGGATCAGTCATTGCACTTACTAAATCAGGTTCAGGCACTTTAACTTTAAGTGGAAATAATACTTACACTGGCGGCACTAATATTAATGCAGGCTTTTTAAGTGTAGGCTCTGCTGATGCTATTGGTTCATCAGGTTCGATCTCATTTGGTGGCGGTACTCTTCAATATACAAGTTCAAATCAAACAGACTATTCAAGTCGACTTAGTTCAGCTTCAGCTCAAGCATTCAACGTTGATACTAATGGACAAGATATCACTTGGGCAACTGATCTTACAAATACATCAAGTTCAATTGCAAAGTTGGGAATGGGAACATGGACGCTGGATATTATTAATTTAAACAATGCAAATTTTAATGAAGGTACAATTGTTGCAACATCAATTGTCATCAGCGGCACAAGTAACATCGGTGGCGCGATTACAACATCTGGTATTGCAAGTTTTGCTGGTGCATCAACGCTTGTTCGAGATACAACAATTATAAGTGACAATAGTGATGTTACTTTCGGATCAACGATTAACGGAGAGTTTGAGCTAGTAATAAATGCAGGAACTGGAATAGTGTCTTTGGGAGGCGCAATAGGAGATATTAGCCCAGTAGCTCGTCTTGAAGTGAATGCATCAGGAGGCATAAATGTCGGTGGCGATATTTCAACCGTCATGGGTTTAATCGACGGCCTCTACTTCGAGAAGTTCGTAGGTCAAGCGTATGGCAATATGACTTTTTATAATACTGCCACACGACGTAATATTAATGATGGCCATGCTACATCGATGCCAACATCAAGCTCTAATCCGATTACCACTATTAATGCTGCCAATGGAACCGTAGCTGTCACAACTGCAACCAGCACAAGTATTTATGTGTGCCCAACTTATGATTGTGATTCAAATTATTCAGTGCGTGCCACCGGGTATTACATAGCGCCGACTACAGGAACCTATACGTTTGCAACCTATGCCGACGACGATCACTACTTATTCATGGGCAATGCTAATGAAAGTATCAGTGATTTTATTACACGTGTTCAATCCTCAAGTTCACAACCTAATGTAGGTGAAAGAGGTTTAGTCGTTCGAGCACCAGGTTGTTGTCAAACCATATATGGCACAGTTTCTTTAGTCGCGGGTAATCGTTATCCAATCTACGCCACCTTCAACGAAGGCGGCGGCGGCGACTATATGTGGACCAAATTTATGCTGCCTGGAGCGTCAAGTTATGTTGCTGGTGTTAGAAGTGAAGTGTCAGATGGATTAGGTTATTTTTATAGTAACCCCAATGGCGCGATGGGGGGCGGAGGTACAACAGGAGTAACATTAACAGGACCTGTGACACTACTAGGTGATAGCACAATATCAAGTGCTAATGCTGCGGTCACTATTATAGGAAATATATCAACAGATGGAATACCAAGAAATCTTACTGTAAACGCACAAACTTTTAATGCTCAAGCATTAACTTCATTATCTGGACTTACTGTGACTGTTGCAGACGCGAGCGCTATCACAGAAATTATTTCTGGCAATATGAACTTTACAAAAGCAGGTGATGGCTTATTAATGCTGTCAGGGGCTAACACGTTTACAGGAGCAACAACAGTTAGCGGGGGCACTTTGAGATTAAGTGGCTCACTATCATCTTTAGGTGTATCAACCAATGGATTAACTTTATCAGGTGGCAACCTTGATTTGGTTAATAAAGATTTATCGCTGAATGTTTTAACTATGAGCAATAGCTTTAGTTCGATTATCAATTCAAGTGGCACTTCGAGTTTAAATATATTAAACGCAAGTTCACTTATGGGTTCAATTATTACCGCAGGCACTCAAACTTATAATGGCGCAATTACATTATCCGGAAATATGACTTTTGCATCTTCCAATAGCAACATTACATTTAATTCGAGTATATCTGGACCTTATGATTTAAGTATTAATTCAGGAATAGGCATAACAAGGTTTATTGGTGCTTTAAACAATATTAATAATTTTTCTAGCCTAGGTGCATCTATTCTTGATAAAAATATCTCAACAACAGGCACGCAAATTTATGGTGCTACATTATTAAATGCATCTGTTGCCCTTACAACTTCAAACGATGACATCACTTTTAATTCAACATTAAAAGGTGCGTATGGTTTAACAGCGAACGTTGGTTCAGGAAAAATTTCATTTATTGGTACTGTAGGTGGCGGGAGTTTAACTGACGCACTATCTAGCTTAACTATTTCGGGCGGCGCTTATATTGCAAGTGATGTTTATACAGCGAATGATCAAACGTATTCGACGGATATCGTAATTAATGGAGCTGTGGGATTAACAAGTTTAAATGGTAGTATTAATTTAGCTGGTAACGTCAACGCAATAGGCAGTGCTTTGCTCACATTTTTGGGTGATGGCCTTTATAAATTTAATGCAGACACTTATACAGCAACTAATTCAAATAATTTAATTACTGGCATTTCATATAATAGTTCTAATGGAACATATACATGGATTGCAGCATCAGGTTCAACCGAAGTTCTAATTGTAGGCGGCGGCGGCGGCGGCGGTTCAGATATGGGTGGTGGTGGTGGTGGTGGTGGTGTGATTTCATCAAGTGCTGTAGCTTTAACTAGATTAAATTCGTATGCCGTAGTGGTGGGTCAAGGAGGCAGTGGAGCGCCAGCAGGTAATGGCCAGGTTGCGGGAAGTAATGGTTCCAACTCATCATTTGCCGGCTTAGTAGCGGTTGGCGGCGGCGGCGGCGCATCAAATCACGATCAATCAACACATCCAGCCGGCAATGGGGGTAGTGGTGGTGGTGCATCAGGTGGTGCTCAAGGACCTAATGGTGGCTACGGCGGCGGCGGCGGATATGGTGGTGGCGCAGCAGGCACCGGAACTTCAGGTCAAGGCAATAATGGATCTTTCGGCATATGGGCATGGTATCCAGGTGGTGGTGGTGGAGCCGGTGGAGCGGGATCTACCAATCCAGCTAATGGAGGTATTGGCATTGAAAATTCTATTTTAGGCGATAGTTTCTTCTGGGGTGGCGGCGGCGGTGGCTCTGGTTATTCAAATATTGGAGGTAACGGCGGTCTTGGCGGCGGTGGCGGTGGCGCTGTAGGTGTTACTTCAGGCGGTCTTGGCTATAACAATGGTCAAGCGGGCGGCGGCGGTTGCACAAATTGTTGGGCTAATATGCCAGGAGGTAACGGAGGTGATAATACCGGCGGTGGCGGTGGCGGTGGTTCACATTACAACGCCAATAATAATGGCGGTGACGGTGGATCTGGCATTGTTGCTCTTAAGTATTTAACCAGCAATAGCCTAAGGTTAACTGCAAACAATGGCAGAGTTAATCTTCCTTCTGATTTAACTTTGAGTAATCTCGGCTCTATAACTATCGTTGATGGAAATACAAATAGAGATTTAACTTTTAACTCTCTCAACCTTGTTAATACATCACTAGATTTAGTGAATCGTAAATTAACTGCAGAAACACTCAGAATGGACGTGAATAGCTCAATCACCAATAGCAGTGGAAGCGCCATGGTATATGTTAGAGGCGATTCATCTATCGCAGGATCTATAACAACTGGAGATGACTTTTTTGAAGTTACAAATGCACTTACAGTGAAAAATGTTGTTACACAATTAGATGAAACGCTTCAAACATCATGGGGCCAGTATTATGGAGGTGCTGTAACTTTAGTTGGCCATGCAACATTAAACTCAAATGATTATGACATTGGATTTAATTCAACAATTAAAGGAAATTATGATTTAACTGTAAATGCCGGCTTGGGATATGTGATGTTTAAAGAAAAAGTAGGCTTCGATCCACTTTTAGAGACGACAAACACAGAAGTCCTCTTATTAAATAGTTCAAATGGAAATGACTACGTCGCTTACGGCAATAGAAATTACTCAACAAGCACAAATTATGCTGGAAGCGCAATAAGAACAACAGATAATCTTAGGAATTTAGAGGTTACGGGGAATGAAATTTTTATCAAAGCCGATGTGACGACAGAGTATAACCAAACCTATAGAGGCCACGTAAATATTGGTAATAATGGATCGAATGGTGCGATTCGTTCATTAATTTCATTAGATCCAACCATTAGTTTTTATGGAAAGGAACTTCCAAAAACGAATGCTGATGGAAGTCCTGATGTGACAGATTATAAATATACTTTTGATGATGAGTCATCAACACCCACCCACACACTAATTTTAAAAGCAAAAGGTTATTGCTATGTTGGTGTAGGTGTTCCTGGTTCATGCGGAGACTCTGGCAATATTAGAATGGCATTAGATACAAATGGCCTCCCAAGCCCTGATGTTTTATATAACTCATGGAAGCCGCTACTTAATCTTATTACAGATAATGAAACTATGTTATTCCCAGGGCCAACATACAATTATCAAAATATTAACCTTAACAACGTAACTTTACCCATATCAAGTCGAGGTGTTACTGATGGATCAAGAAATACAACGGAGTCTAGCGCTATAACTACCAAAGAATTTGTAAATTATCAATATTCAGTAAGGCGAAACGAAACACCTGTTATAAATCCTGTGCCTGGAACACCGCCTGGTACTAGAGGATTTGTGGCTGGCGCTGTTGGAAGAGTCGCCTCATCAAGTGATGCGAAAAGTATCACAGCTTTCATACCTGTTAAAAATAACTTGAGTGGCGACGTTGTTATTGGTAATGTAAGTGCTAGTTTTATAGATAGCGGCACATCTACCTCGCCTGTTTCAACTTCGACGTCGAATACATCGGAAAAATGTAAGGCTGAAAATAAAGCCGAGTGTAAATAATTTTTAAGATAGTTTATGAATAATGTAAAAAATTTCTTTAATGGATTCGATCTTAATCGTGCGATTTTTTTATCGCTCTTGATTCATCTTATGTTTTTAATTAACTTCACAGGATTTTTTAAAAAACCAATTCAGCCCCCGCCAGAATTACAAATAACATTCCAAAAATTAGAAAATCATGTGAGTGAGACAGTGCCGCAGCCAGCGCAAGTACCTAAGCCTGTTGAAAAAAAGATTATTCCAGTCATTAAAAAAGACGCAGAGAATCCTATCCCGTCTCAGCAAAAACCAACCAAAGAAGCCGAAACTAAACCCGAAGAAAAGAAAGAGGCTACACCGACACAAGCGAACTCAGATGTTAAAAATGCAGGTGAAGCAGCGCTTAATGATTTTAGTAATATCCTTGCAAGACATATTGCTAAATTTAAAATGTATCCCAAAATTGCTCAAATGCGCGGATGGCAGGGTGAACTTGTTTTAGAAGTAAAGCTTAATGGTGACGGCGAGTTAACTTCTTCTAAGATTCTGAAAAGTAGCGGATTTGATGTGCTTGATAATGAAGGTTTAGAGATGGTTAAGCGTGCCTCTCCTTTTCCTGTGCCGCCAGAAATTTTAAAAGGCAAATCATTTAGTATCTTGGTTCCCATTCGATTCAAGTTAGAGTAATCTCAACTTAATTTTTTTCGAGTTAAATTCTCATGTTTGCTATAAAACAATTCATTCGCTTAATGCGTCTTGATAAACCCATTGGTATTTTTTTATTACTGTGGCCAACCTTATGGGCGCTTTTTATAGCAAGCAATGGCTTGCCAACCGTTCAGCATCTCACCATTTTTATTTTAGGCACATTCCTAATGCGCTCAGCAGGGTGTGTAGTAAATGATATTCTTGATCGCAAATTTGATTCTTATGTTGCGCGCACAAAATTAAGACCATTAGCTAATCAATCCATTCCAGTTAAAAACGCATTTTTTTTATTGATCGCATTGTTATTTGGGGCATTGATATGCGTTTTATTTTTAAATAAAGAAGCATTTTACTTTTCATTAATCGCTTTATTTTTAGCACTCACTTATCCGCTCACAAAAAGATTTTTTGTGATGCCACAAGCCTATTTGGGGTTAAGTTTTGGTATGGGCATTCCTATCGCCTTTGTCGCAAATGATATTCCTTTATCCATGACAACATGGCTTCTATTCTCAGCTAATGTATTTTGGGCGATTGCTTACGATACACTTTATGCGGTGACGGATAAAAACGACGATTTAAAAATCGGCATTCGCTCTTCAGCTATTTGGTTTGGGGCTTATGTGAAAGAAGCCATCATGTTCTGTTATACCTGTATGATGGGATCCTTGATTTGGGTGGGGCAGTTAGAAAATTTTGGTTGGCCTTTTTATGTGTTTATAGGGTTAAGCCTCATTTTTATTGGGTTTCTTTACCGTCAAATTCGGACACTTAACCCAAAAGCCTGTTTTGCTGCTTTTTTAAGCAATAATTACTTAGGCGGGTTTGTCTTTTTAGGGGTGTTTTTTCACTATCTTCATGTGAACTAAATCATTAATAAAATTGACAAAACAGGCAGTTTTGGCATAGAATTCACCTCTTTTTTTAAATTTATAGCGCAAAAGTTGGTATTGAAATGAAGACATTTTCAGCAAAATCCCATGAAGTAAAACACGATTGGTTCGTTGTAGACGGAACTGACGCAGTATTGGGTAGATTAGCAAGTGCGATTGCACATCGATTACGTGGCAAACATAAAGCCATTTATACACCGCACGTAGATACGGGTGATTACATTGTTGTGATCAACGCGGAAAAAATTAAAGTAACGGGTAACAAAGGCGACGGAAAGCTTTACCATAGCCACTCAGGTTATCCAGGCG
This genomic interval carries:
- a CDS encoding glycine-rich domain-containing protein, producing the protein MKKVIQHLKQAFILVLSLLLSLAEFAYAEPAVNALPTGGQVVSGDASIATSGATLNVNQTSQRAIVNWDSFNVGKDATVNFNQPNSSASTLNRISSGTPSQIYGKINAIGEVILQNTAGVYFSKSASLDVGSIAATTHSISNDNYNNGKYHFDRNGSTASVINEGNIKAGLNGYVAMLAPEVRNSGLIVAQMGTVVMAAGESVTLNFDTTSHLASITTTPATINTLIENKSAVTVNGGTIILSAKAINTLVSGVIKQSGTLDASNVANKVVSVGGRIMIDGDSINIAANSETLAHGAVAGGSVAISASRILTTEAQSKINVSAIESGNGGVIKTSAPSTSLAGEMTALGGLSSGKGGAIETNADTLTLANTSTVNANNQDVLSDKGTWTINLPNLTMTSSIADVISNTLNISNVKLNLLASSFDLLKGQIIEKIAGTKSFFEINTKTQMNIAGNISSHESAPLDLILSSYESILVSSSSTINVRNIDAEAPTISVAGNLNAYGNSSQDSSPFLALLGARLAITGNLRSGSKQNSGRILLKGSDEVNISSSGNIMTAGNNGGVVEILSSHGAVTVAGAIMTNGESGRGGTIKINASQNILMNNLNLLANGTANGGLVVVASNNGDVNFQQSFIQTNGGAGVGGTILLSGVKNTIISSTEISARGYIQGGTIKVGNDLANQLIPFSRYTEIDLNSVLNASQINLNNQNNQGGFIETSASTVNLLGSINAGRGGMWLLDPFNITIDSVKAGYIQTVLNAGSSVTITTTSSPNTVGTNNISEESGDGDIIIDASITSSGVGASLTLIAANDIYVNQEIILSGAGASLTLIAANDIYVNQEITLSGAGNSATFTATNTNLTSNITTYGNQTFNSNIRLFSGVTLTSNGGDVNITGNVIGISGLIEFLGGGIYKYNGTSYTVGVGSSPINVLYNSSTSTYSWQAQSTSAEALLVAGGGGGGMDMGGGGGGGGVIYDTVSTTSQAWYEIKVGAGGNGAPAAGTNGQSGGHAYTVNALQGGNSSLTYAGGTLTAIGGGYGGSSYYGYGPLNGYAGVGGSGGGGSGFSDGNTGRNGAGTIGQGFAGGAGQGQYYSGGGGGAGAVGGSGRNPGDAFGGIGIENSILGTSYYWGGGGGGSGYSVDGGNGGLGGGGGGAVGTTTGGAGYNNGQAGGGGCINCHANMPGGNAGANTGGGGGGGSHYSGNNKGGDGGSGIVVLKYNGSLIINSGAGDVQIAGSVADGAFTINSNSLLNSIGGVISGAMSLTKLGSGALTLNGAGSLYTGATTISAGTVKLGALNAISNSSAVSLSGTLDLNGFSETIGSLSGDGLITSSSSGTPTITIGADDTSSSFSGLIENGVAGSVIALTKSGSGTLTLSGNNTYTGGTNINAGFLSVGSADAIGSSGSISFGGGTLQYTSSNQTDYSSRLSSASAQAFNVDTNGQDITWATDLTNTSSSIAKLGMGTWTLDIINLNNANFNEGTIVATSIVISGTSNIGGAITTSGIASFAGASTLVRDTTIISDNSDVTFGSTINGEFELVINAGTGIVSLGGAIGDISPVARLEVNASGGINVGGDISTVMGLIDGLYFEKFVGQAYGNMTFYNTATRRNINDGHATSMPTSSSNPITTINAANGTVAVTTATSTSIYVCPTYDCDSNYSVRATGYYIAPTTGTYTFATYADDDHYLFMGNANESISDFITRVQSSSSQPNVGERGLVVRAPGCCQTIYGTVSLVAGNRYPIYATFNEGGGGDYMWTKFMLPGASSYVAGVRSEVSDGLGYFYSNPNGAMGGGGTTGVTLTGPVTLLGDSTISSANAAVTIIGNISTDGIPRNLTVNAQTFNAQALTSLSGLTVTVADASAITEIISGNMNFTKAGDGLLMLSGANTFTGATTVSGGTLRLSGSLSSLGVSTNGLTLSGGNLDLVNKDLSLNVLTMSNSFSSIINSSGTSSLNILNASSLMGSIITAGTQTYNGAITLSGNMTFASSNSNITFNSSISGPYDLSINSGIGITRFIGALNNINNFSSLGASILDKNISTTGTQIYGATLLNASVALTTSNDDITFNSTLKGAYGLTANVGSGKISFIGTVGGGSLTDALSSLTISGGAYIASDVYTANDQTYSTDIVINGAVGLTSLNGSINLAGNVNAIGSALLTFLGDGLYKFNADTYTATNSNNLITGISYNSSNGTYTWIAASGSTEVLIVGGGGGGGSDMGGGGGGGGVISSSAVALTRLNSYAVVVGQGGSGAPAGNGQVAGSNGSNSSFAGLVAVGGGGGASNHDQSTHPAGNGGSGGGASGGAQGPNGGYGGGGGYGGGAAGTGTSGQGNNGSFGIWAWYPGGGGGAGGAGSTNPANGGIGIENSILGDSFFWGGGGGGSGYSNIGGNGGLGGGGGGAVGVTSGGLGYNNGQAGGGGCTNCWANMPGGNGGDNTGGGGGGGSHYNANNNGGDGGSGIVALKYLTSNSLRLTANNGRVNLPSDLTLSNLGSITIVDGNTNRDLTFNSLNLVNTSLDLVNRKLTAETLRMDVNSSITNSSGSAMVYVRGDSSIAGSITTGDDFFEVTNALTVKNVVTQLDETLQTSWGQYYGGAVTLVGHATLNSNDYDIGFNSTIKGNYDLTVNAGLGYVMFKEKVGFDPLLETTNTEVLLLNSSNGNDYVAYGNRNYSTSTNYAGSAIRTTDNLRNLEVTGNEIFIKADVTTEYNQTYRGHVNIGNNGSNGAIRSLISLDPTISFYGKELPKTNADGSPDVTDYKYTFDDESSTPTHTLILKAKGYCYVGVGVPGSCGDSGNIRMALDTNGLPSPDVLYNSWKPLLNLITDNETMLFPGPTYNYQNINLNNVTLPISSRGVTDGSRNTTESSAITTKEFVNYQYSVRRNETPVINPVPGTPPGTRGFVAGAVGRVASSSDAKSITAFIPVKNNLSGDVVIGNVSASFIDSGTSTSPVSTSTSNTSEKCKAENKAECK
- a CDS encoding cell envelope integrity protein TolA, producing the protein MNNVKNFFNGFDLNRAIFLSLLIHLMFLINFTGFFKKPIQPPPELQITFQKLENHVSETVPQPAQVPKPVEKKIIPVIKKDAENPIPSQQKPTKEAETKPEEKKEATPTQANSDVKNAGEAALNDFSNILARHIAKFKMYPKIAQMRGWQGELVLEVKLNGDGELTSSKILKSSGFDVLDNEGLEMVKRASPFPVPPEILKGKSFSILVPIRFKLE
- the ubiA gene encoding 4-hydroxybenzoate octaprenyltransferase is translated as MFAIKQFIRLMRLDKPIGIFLLLWPTLWALFIASNGLPTVQHLTIFILGTFLMRSAGCVVNDILDRKFDSYVARTKLRPLANQSIPVKNAFFLLIALLFGALICVLFLNKEAFYFSLIALFLALTYPLTKRFFVMPQAYLGLSFGMGIPIAFVANDIPLSMTTWLLFSANVFWAIAYDTLYAVTDKNDDLKIGIRSSAIWFGAYVKEAIMFCYTCMMGSLIWVGQLENFGWPFYVFIGLSLIFIGFLYRQIRTLNPKACFAAFLSNNYLGGFVFLGVFFHYLHVN
- the rplM gene encoding 50S ribosomal protein L13, whose protein sequence is MKTFSAKSHEVKHDWFVVDGTDAVLGRLASAIAHRLRGKHKAIYTPHVDTGDYIVVINAEKIKVTGNKGDGKLYHSHSGYPGGISTTNFSKMQDRFPGRALEKAVKGMLPKGPLGYAMIKKMKVYTGPTHDHVAQQPQPLSI